A region from the Acanthochromis polyacanthus isolate Apoly-LR-REF ecotype Palm Island chromosome 23, KAUST_Apoly_ChrSc, whole genome shotgun sequence genome encodes:
- the tox4b gene encoding TOX high mobility group box family member 4b isoform X2 yields the protein MEFPGGSDNYLTISGSGHPFLSSSETFHTPSLGDEEFEIPPISLDPDSALTVSDVVSHFGELSDTGPSDSVVVPGNAVVEGDDPSFASTFVSAPSQGLEHLSLGVMNQSAGSALLGSSLGMDLGHPIGSQFSSSSPVTIDVSDMGQSLLGSNQLTTIDQSELSAQLGLGLGGGNILQRPQSPENPLSATASPTSSLQDDDMDDFRRSVLVESPVSLAVSPGVISLDPSLSDAPLSAPTSSVSSAVGRKGGPGGGKKGKKKKDPNEPQKPVSAYALFFRDTQAAIKGQNPNATFGEVSKIVASMWDSLGEEQKQVYKRKNEAAKKDYLKALAEYRDGQNSQAPIEVMDTSPSPPPPPPPVVTASPAAGPATRPTRSQHYNPEENTITNICTSNIILDLPQVTTRSRTGAIKPQPPPAAPNPPTVTKIIIKQTPLPSGGVSVTATPASSPRQPPPLQQMQSTPPPPRLQQMVHAQAPPPLQAKPRGGGATAATAPPPLQIKVVPSSRQADSSAPIIVTSAGEAATSSSALKVEVGQTAGVVAAGEEVAEGEDGMEVEVTVAPGHSVTSASNPSICVRAGCTNPAVESKDWDKEYCSNECVATHCRDVFMAWCAIRGQKSTTVT from the exons ACGTTCCACACGCCCAGCCTCGGCGATGAAGAGTTCGAGATCCCTCCCATTTCTCTGGACCCGGACTCGGCCCTCACCGTGTCCGACGTGGTGTCCCATTTCGGGGAGCTGTCAGACACCGGCCCCTCCGACAGTGTGGTGGTACCTGGGAACGCCGTGGTGGAAGGGGACGATCCCTCCTTCGCCTCCACCTTCGTCAGCGCTCCATCACAGGGGCTGGAACACCTAAGTCTGGGGGTCATGAACCAGTCGGCAGGAAGCGCTCTGTTGGGATCGTCACTGGGGATG GATCTCGGTCACCCCATTGGCTCTCAGTTCAGCAGCTCGTCCCCAGTGACCATTGACGTCAGTGACATGGGCCAGAGCTTACTGGGGTCCAACCAGCTGACCACTATCGACCAATCAGAGCTTAGTGCTCAACTGGGACTCGGCCTGGGAGGCGGGAACATACTGCAGCGACCCCAGTCGCCCGAAAACCCTTTGTCGGCTACAGCGTCGCCCACCAGCTCACTACAGGACGACGACATGGACGACTTCAGAAGG AGCGTCCTCGTTGAGTCTCCAGTCTCTCTGGCGGTCTCCCCTGGTGTCATCTCCCTGGACCCCTCCCTGTCCGATGCCCCTCTATCAGCCCCAACATCCAGTGTCTCCTCGGCGGTCGGACGGaaaggaggtccaggaggaggCAAGAAgggcaagaagaagaaagaccCTAATGAGCCTCAGAAACCTGTGTCGGCCTACGCTTTGTTCTTCAGGGACACACAGGCAGCTATCAAGGGCCAGAATCCCAATGCTACGTTTGGAGAGGTTTCCAAGATAGTGGCCTCGATGTGGGACAGTCTGGGAGAGGAACAGAAACAG gtttACAAGAGGAAAAATGAAGCGGCAAAGAAGGATTACTTGAAGGCGCTGGCAGAGTACCGGGACGGCCAGAATTCTCAG gCTCCCATTGAGGTGATGGACACCTCcccatcacctcctcctcctccacctcctgtcGTCACCGCCTCACCGGCCGCCGGCCCCGCCACTCGCCCCACCAGGTCCCAGCACTACAACCCCGAGGAGAACACCATCACCAACATCTGCACCTCCAACATCATCCTGGATCTGCCTCAGGTCACCACACGCTCCCGCACCGGCGCCATCAAGCCCCAGCCTCCGCCCGCCGCCCCCAACCCCCCCACCGTCACCAAGATCATCATCAAGCAGACGCCGCTGCCCTCCGGCGGCGTGTCCGTCACGGCGACGCCCGCCTCCTCGCCACGCCAGCCACCGCCGCTGCAGCAGATGCAGAGCACGCCACCTCCACCTCGGCTGCAGCAGATGGTCCACGCCCAGGCTCCGCCCCCTCTGCAGGCCAAGCCTCGAGGCGGAGGCGCCACCGCCGCCACCGCTCCTCCTCCGCTGCAGATAAAGGTCGTCCCGTCATCGCGCCAGGCGGATTCCAGCGCGCCGATCATCGTGACGTCAGCCGGCGAAGCAGCAACGTCGTCCTCGGCTCTGAAGGTGGAGGTCGGACAGACGGCGGGCGTGGTGGCGGCTGGAGAGGAAGTAGCAGAAGGAGAGGACGGG atggaggtggaggtgacCGTCGCTCCGGGTCACAGTGTGACTTCTGCTTCAAACCCCAGCATCTGTGTTCGTGCCGGCTGCACCAATCCGGCCGTGGAGAGCAAAGACTGGGACAAGGAGTACTGTAGCAACGAGTGTGTCGCCACACACTGCAG AGACGTCTTCATGGCCTGGTGCGCCATCCGAGGACAGAAGTCCACCACGGTCACATAG
- the tox4b gene encoding TOX high mobility group box family member 4b isoform X1, whose product MDLNFYSDLTDGTGQHDGDPEFLDPQSFNGFDSDNKFPGGSDNYLTISGSGHPFLSSSETFHTPSLGDEEFEIPPISLDPDSALTVSDVVSHFGELSDTGPSDSVVVPGNAVVEGDDPSFASTFVSAPSQGLEHLSLGVMNQSAGSALLGSSLGMDLGHPIGSQFSSSSPVTIDVSDMGQSLLGSNQLTTIDQSELSAQLGLGLGGGNILQRPQSPENPLSATASPTSSLQDDDMDDFRRSVLVESPVSLAVSPGVISLDPSLSDAPLSAPTSSVSSAVGRKGGPGGGKKGKKKKDPNEPQKPVSAYALFFRDTQAAIKGQNPNATFGEVSKIVASMWDSLGEEQKQVYKRKNEAAKKDYLKALAEYRDGQNSQAPIEVMDTSPSPPPPPPPVVTASPAAGPATRPTRSQHYNPEENTITNICTSNIILDLPQVTTRSRTGAIKPQPPPAAPNPPTVTKIIIKQTPLPSGGVSVTATPASSPRQPPPLQQMQSTPPPPRLQQMVHAQAPPPLQAKPRGGGATAATAPPPLQIKVVPSSRQADSSAPIIVTSAGEAATSSSALKVEVGQTAGVVAAGEEVAEGEDGMEVEVTVAPGHSVTSASNPSICVRAGCTNPAVESKDWDKEYCSNECVATHCRDVFMAWCAIRGQKSTTVT is encoded by the exons ACGTTCCACACGCCCAGCCTCGGCGATGAAGAGTTCGAGATCCCTCCCATTTCTCTGGACCCGGACTCGGCCCTCACCGTGTCCGACGTGGTGTCCCATTTCGGGGAGCTGTCAGACACCGGCCCCTCCGACAGTGTGGTGGTACCTGGGAACGCCGTGGTGGAAGGGGACGATCCCTCCTTCGCCTCCACCTTCGTCAGCGCTCCATCACAGGGGCTGGAACACCTAAGTCTGGGGGTCATGAACCAGTCGGCAGGAAGCGCTCTGTTGGGATCGTCACTGGGGATG GATCTCGGTCACCCCATTGGCTCTCAGTTCAGCAGCTCGTCCCCAGTGACCATTGACGTCAGTGACATGGGCCAGAGCTTACTGGGGTCCAACCAGCTGACCACTATCGACCAATCAGAGCTTAGTGCTCAACTGGGACTCGGCCTGGGAGGCGGGAACATACTGCAGCGACCCCAGTCGCCCGAAAACCCTTTGTCGGCTACAGCGTCGCCCACCAGCTCACTACAGGACGACGACATGGACGACTTCAGAAGG AGCGTCCTCGTTGAGTCTCCAGTCTCTCTGGCGGTCTCCCCTGGTGTCATCTCCCTGGACCCCTCCCTGTCCGATGCCCCTCTATCAGCCCCAACATCCAGTGTCTCCTCGGCGGTCGGACGGaaaggaggtccaggaggaggCAAGAAgggcaagaagaagaaagaccCTAATGAGCCTCAGAAACCTGTGTCGGCCTACGCTTTGTTCTTCAGGGACACACAGGCAGCTATCAAGGGCCAGAATCCCAATGCTACGTTTGGAGAGGTTTCCAAGATAGTGGCCTCGATGTGGGACAGTCTGGGAGAGGAACAGAAACAG gtttACAAGAGGAAAAATGAAGCGGCAAAGAAGGATTACTTGAAGGCGCTGGCAGAGTACCGGGACGGCCAGAATTCTCAG gCTCCCATTGAGGTGATGGACACCTCcccatcacctcctcctcctccacctcctgtcGTCACCGCCTCACCGGCCGCCGGCCCCGCCACTCGCCCCACCAGGTCCCAGCACTACAACCCCGAGGAGAACACCATCACCAACATCTGCACCTCCAACATCATCCTGGATCTGCCTCAGGTCACCACACGCTCCCGCACCGGCGCCATCAAGCCCCAGCCTCCGCCCGCCGCCCCCAACCCCCCCACCGTCACCAAGATCATCATCAAGCAGACGCCGCTGCCCTCCGGCGGCGTGTCCGTCACGGCGACGCCCGCCTCCTCGCCACGCCAGCCACCGCCGCTGCAGCAGATGCAGAGCACGCCACCTCCACCTCGGCTGCAGCAGATGGTCCACGCCCAGGCTCCGCCCCCTCTGCAGGCCAAGCCTCGAGGCGGAGGCGCCACCGCCGCCACCGCTCCTCCTCCGCTGCAGATAAAGGTCGTCCCGTCATCGCGCCAGGCGGATTCCAGCGCGCCGATCATCGTGACGTCAGCCGGCGAAGCAGCAACGTCGTCCTCGGCTCTGAAGGTGGAGGTCGGACAGACGGCGGGCGTGGTGGCGGCTGGAGAGGAAGTAGCAGAAGGAGAGGACGGG atggaggtggaggtgacCGTCGCTCCGGGTCACAGTGTGACTTCTGCTTCAAACCCCAGCATCTGTGTTCGTGCCGGCTGCACCAATCCGGCCGTGGAGAGCAAAGACTGGGACAAGGAGTACTGTAGCAACGAGTGTGTCGCCACACACTGCAG AGACGTCTTCATGGCCTGGTGCGCCATCCGAGGACAGAAGTCCACCACGGTCACATAG
- the supt16h gene encoding FACT complex subunit SPT16 isoform X2, translating to MAVNLDKEAYYRRIKRLYSNWKKGEDEFGKVDAIVVSVGVDEEIVYAKSTAIQTWLFGYELTDTIMVFCDTKIFFLASKKKVDFLKQVAVTKGNENANGVPPITLLTREKNESNKANFDKMIEAIRGSREGKTVGVFSKDKFPGEYMKSWNDTITAEGLEKVDISAVVAYTMAVKEDGELSLMKKAAAITSEVYTKFFKERVMEIVDADEKVRHSKLAESVEKAIEEKKYLGGADPSTVEMCYPPIIQSGGNYSLKFSVVSDKNHMHFGAITCAMGIRYKSYCSNLVRTLMVDPPQEMQDNYNFLLQVEEELLKELKHGVKICDAYSTVLEYVKKEKPDLVAKLTKNLGFAMGIEFREGSLVLNAKNQYKLKKGMVLSISLGLAELVNKDAKKDEQRKYALFIGDTIQINEEETATILTPVKKKIKNVGIFLKNDDEEDEEEDGDDAEELLGKGARSAALLADRTRNEMTAEEKRRAHQKELANHLNEEAKRRLTEQKGEQQIQKARKSNVSYKNVSQMPREKDIRDMKIFIDKKYETVVMPVFGIATPFHIATIKNISMSVEGDYTYLRINFYVPGSSLGRQEGNIFPNPDATFVKEITYRASNLKAPGDTSVPSTNLQNAFRIIKEVQKRYKTREAEEKEKEGIVKQDSLVINLNRSNPKLKDLYIRPNIAQKRMQGSLEAHTNGFRFTSVRGDKVDILYNNIKHAIFQPCDGEMIIVLHFHLKNAIMFGKRRHTDVQFYTEVGEITTDLGKHQHMHDRDDLYAEQMEREMRHKLKSAFKNFIEKVETLTKEELEFEVPFRDLGFQGAPYRSTCLLQPTSSSLVNVTEWPPFVVTLDEVELVHFERVQFHLKNFDVVIVYKDYNKKVTMINAVPVNSLDPIKEWLNSCDIKYTEGVQSLNWTKIMKTIVDDPEGFFEQGGWSFLDPESEGSGAEEDSESEMEDETFNPSADEEEEEEEDSDEDYSSETEDSDYSASLGSEEESGKDWDELEEEARKADRESHYEDEDTSNRKRKVRPSAPPSKKKRRS from the exons ATGGCGGTAAACCTGGACAAGGAAGCGTACTACCGCCGGATCAAGAGGCTGTACAGTAACTGGAAG aaAGGAGAAGATGAGTTTGGCAAAGTGGACGCCATCGTGGTGTCTGTGGGAGTGGACGAGGAAATCGTTTATGCCAAATCCACGGCGATACAG ACCTGGCTCTTCGGCTACGAGCTGACCGACACCATCATGGTCTTCTGCGACACCAAGATCTTTTTCCTCGCCAGCAAGAAGAAGGTGGATTTCCTGAAGCAGGTGGCTGTGACTAAAGGCAACGAGAACGCCAACGGAGTCCCACCCATCACTCTGCTCACCAGGGAAaag AATGAAAGCAACAAGGCCAACTTTGACAAAATGATCGAGGCGATCAGAGGCAGCAGAGAGGGAAAGACGGTGGGAGTCTTCAGCAAAGACAAGTTCCCCGGAGAGTACATGAAGAGCTGGAACGACACCATCACCGCCGAGGGCCTGGAGAAG GTGGACATCAGCGCCGTGGTGGCATACACGATGGCGGTGAAGGAGGACGGAGAGCTCAGCCTGATGAAGAAGGCGGCGGCCATCACCAGCGAGGTCTACACCAAGTTCTTCAAGGAGCGAGTCATGGAGATCGTCGACGCCGACGAG AAAGTGCGTCACAGCAAGCTGGCGGAGTCGGTGGAGAAGGCCATCGAGGAGAAGAAGTACCTGGGCGGAGCAGATCCGTCCACGGTGGAGATGTGTTACCCTCCCATCATCCAGAGCGGGGGCAACTACAGCCTCAAGTTCAGCGTCGTCAG CGATAAGAACCACATGCACTTCGGTGCCATCACGTGTGCCATGGGGATCCGCTACAAGTCGTACTGCTCCAACCTGGTTCGCACCCTCATGGTGGATCCTCCTCAGGAGATGCAGGACAACTACAACttcctgctgcaggtggaggaggagctgctgaaggagctgaagCACG GTGTAAAGATCTGCGACGCCTACAGCACAGTTCTGGAGTACGTGAAGAAAGAGAAGCCAGACCTTGTGGCGAAGCTCACCAAAAACCTCGG CTTTGCGATGGGAATCGAGTTCAGAGAAGGCTCCTTGGTTCTGAACGCTAAAAATCAGTACAAATTGAAAAAAG GTATGGTGTTGAGCATCAGTTTGGGTTTAGCTGAACTTGTCAACAAAGATGCCAAGAAAGACGAGCAGAGGAAGTACGCCTTGTTTATCGGCGACACAATACAGATCAACGAG GAAGAAACCGCCACAATACTCACACCGGTTAAGAAAAAGATAAAGAACGTGGGAATCTTCTTGAAG AACGACGAcgaggaagacgaggaggaggacggCGACGATGCCGAGGAGCTGCTGGGGAAAGGAGCTCGTAGCGCCGCCCTGCTGGCCGATAGAACCAGA AACGAGATGACGGCGGAGGAGAAGAGGCGGGCTCACCAGAAGGAGCTGGCCAACCACCTGAACGAGGAGGCCAAGCGCCGCCTGACGGAGCAGAAAGGAGAGCAGCAGATCCAGAA GGCCAGAAAATCCAACGTCTCCTACAAGAACGTGTCCCAGATGCCCAGAGAAAAGGACatcagagacatgaagatcttCATCGACAAGAAGTACGAGACCGTCGTCATGCCGGTCTTCGGCATCGCCACGCCGTTCCACATCGCCACCATCAAG AACATCAGTATGTCTGTAGAAGGAGACTACACCTACCTGAGGATCAACTTCTACGTCCCCGGCAGCTCTCTGGGACGGCAGGAAGGAAACATCTTCCCCAACCCTGACGCCACATTTGTCAAAGAAAT CACGTACCGAGCGTCCAACCTGAAGGCTCCCGGCGACACGTCGGTGCCGTCCACCAACCTGCAGAACGCTTTCCGCATCATCAAAGAGGTCCAGAAGCGCTACAAGACGCGAGAGGccgaggagaaggagaaggagggcaTCGTGAAGCAAGACTCACTGGTCATCAACCTCAACCGCAGCAACCCCAAACTCAAAGACCTCTACATCAGACCCAACATCGCACAGAAGAGGATGCAGGGCTCGCTGGAGGCGCATACTAATG GTTTCCGTTTCACGTCAGTCCGCGGTGATAAAGTGGACATTCTTTACAACAACATCAAACACGCCATCTTCCAGCCGTGTGACGGCGAGATGATCATCGTACTGCACTTCCATCTCAAG AACGCCATCATGTTCGGAAAGAGGCGCCACACGGACGTCCAGTTCTACACGGAGGTCGGCGAGATCACCACCGACCTGGGCAAACACCAGCACATGCACGACCGAGACGACCTGTACGCCGAGCAGATGGAGCGCGAGATGAGGCACAAGCTCAAGTCGGCCTTCAAGAACTTCATCGAGAAGGTGGAGACGCTGACGAAGGAGGAGCTGGAGTTCGAGGTTCCCTTCAGAGACCTGGG gTTCCAGGGCGCCCCCTACAGGAGTACCTGCCTGCTACAACCCACATCCAGCTCCCTGGTCAACGTCACTGAATGG CCTCCGTTTGTGGTGACTCTGGACGAGGTGGAGTTGGTCCACTTTGAGCGTGTGCAGTTCCACCTGAAGAACTTCGATGTGGTCATCGTCTACAAAGACTACAACAAGAAGGTTACGATGATCAACGCCGTGCCCGTCAACTCCCTCGACCCCATCAAGGAGTGGCTGAA CTCATGTGACATCAAGTACACGGAGGGAGTCCAGTCTCTGAACTGGACTAAGATCATGAAGACCATTGTGGACGATCCGGAGGGCTTCTTTGAGCAGGGCGGCTGGTCTTTCCTGGATCCAGAGAGCGAG GGAAGCGGCGCAGAGGAAGATTCGGAGTCGGAAATGGAAGATGAGACGTTCAACCCCTCtgcagatgaagaggaggaagaagaggaagacagtGATGAGGATTACAGCTCAGAGACGGAGGATTCTG ATTACAGCGCATCACTGGGCAGTGAGGAGGAGAGCGGCAAAGACTGGGATGAGCTGGAGGAAGAAGCCAGGAAAG CTGACAGAGAGAGCCACTACGAGGACGAGGACACCTCCAACAGGAAGAGGAAGGTCCGGCCATCAGCTCCGCCCAGCAAGAAGAAGCGGCGGTCCTAA
- the supt16h gene encoding FACT complex subunit SPT16 isoform X1 — translation MAVNLDKEAYYRRIKRLYSNWKKGEDEFGKVDAIVVSVGVDEEIVYAKSTAIQTWLFGYELTDTIMVFCDTKIFFLASKKKVDFLKQVAVTKGNENANGVPPITLLTREKNESNKANFDKMIEAIRGSREGKTVGVFSKDKFPGEYMKSWNDTITAEGLEKVDISAVVAYTMAVKEDGELSLMKKAAAITSEVYTKFFKERVMEIVDADEKVRHSKLAESVEKAIEEKKYLGGADPSTVEMCYPPIIQSGGNYSLKFSVVSDKNHMHFGAITCAMGIRYKSYCSNLVRTLMVDPPQEMQDNYNFLLQVEEELLKELKHGVKICDAYSTVLEYVKKEKPDLVAKLTKNLGFAMGIEFREGSLVLNAKNQYKLKKGMVLSISLGLAELVNKDAKKDEQRKYALFIGDTIQINEEETATILTPVKKKIKNVGIFLKNDDEEDEEEDGDDAEELLGKGARSAALLADRTRNEMTAEEKRRAHQKELANHLNEEAKRRLTEQKGEQQIQKARKSNVSYKNVSQMPREKDIRDMKIFIDKKYETVVMPVFGIATPFHIATIKNISMSVEGDYTYLRINFYVPGSSLGRQEGNIFPNPDATFVKEITYRASNLKAPGDTSVPSTNLQNAFRIIKEVQKRYKTREAEEKEKEGIVKQDSLVINLNRSNPKLKDLYIRPNIAQKRMQGSLEAHTNGFRFTSVRGDKVDILYNNIKHAIFQPCDGEMIIVLHFHLKNAIMFGKRRHTDVQFYTEVGEITTDLGKHQHMHDRDDLYAEQMEREMRHKLKSAFKNFIEKVETLTKEELEFEVPFRDLGFQGAPYRSTCLLQPTSSSLVNVTEWPPFVVTLDEVELVHFERVQFHLKNFDVVIVYKDYNKKVTMINAVPVNSLDPIKEWLNSCDIKYTEGVQSLNWTKIMKTIVDDPEGFFEQGGWSFLDPESETQGSGAEEDSESEMEDETFNPSADEEEEEEEDSDEDYSSETEDSDYSASLGSEEESGKDWDELEEEARKADRESHYEDEDTSNRKRKVRPSAPPSKKKRRS, via the exons ATGGCGGTAAACCTGGACAAGGAAGCGTACTACCGCCGGATCAAGAGGCTGTACAGTAACTGGAAG aaAGGAGAAGATGAGTTTGGCAAAGTGGACGCCATCGTGGTGTCTGTGGGAGTGGACGAGGAAATCGTTTATGCCAAATCCACGGCGATACAG ACCTGGCTCTTCGGCTACGAGCTGACCGACACCATCATGGTCTTCTGCGACACCAAGATCTTTTTCCTCGCCAGCAAGAAGAAGGTGGATTTCCTGAAGCAGGTGGCTGTGACTAAAGGCAACGAGAACGCCAACGGAGTCCCACCCATCACTCTGCTCACCAGGGAAaag AATGAAAGCAACAAGGCCAACTTTGACAAAATGATCGAGGCGATCAGAGGCAGCAGAGAGGGAAAGACGGTGGGAGTCTTCAGCAAAGACAAGTTCCCCGGAGAGTACATGAAGAGCTGGAACGACACCATCACCGCCGAGGGCCTGGAGAAG GTGGACATCAGCGCCGTGGTGGCATACACGATGGCGGTGAAGGAGGACGGAGAGCTCAGCCTGATGAAGAAGGCGGCGGCCATCACCAGCGAGGTCTACACCAAGTTCTTCAAGGAGCGAGTCATGGAGATCGTCGACGCCGACGAG AAAGTGCGTCACAGCAAGCTGGCGGAGTCGGTGGAGAAGGCCATCGAGGAGAAGAAGTACCTGGGCGGAGCAGATCCGTCCACGGTGGAGATGTGTTACCCTCCCATCATCCAGAGCGGGGGCAACTACAGCCTCAAGTTCAGCGTCGTCAG CGATAAGAACCACATGCACTTCGGTGCCATCACGTGTGCCATGGGGATCCGCTACAAGTCGTACTGCTCCAACCTGGTTCGCACCCTCATGGTGGATCCTCCTCAGGAGATGCAGGACAACTACAACttcctgctgcaggtggaggaggagctgctgaaggagctgaagCACG GTGTAAAGATCTGCGACGCCTACAGCACAGTTCTGGAGTACGTGAAGAAAGAGAAGCCAGACCTTGTGGCGAAGCTCACCAAAAACCTCGG CTTTGCGATGGGAATCGAGTTCAGAGAAGGCTCCTTGGTTCTGAACGCTAAAAATCAGTACAAATTGAAAAAAG GTATGGTGTTGAGCATCAGTTTGGGTTTAGCTGAACTTGTCAACAAAGATGCCAAGAAAGACGAGCAGAGGAAGTACGCCTTGTTTATCGGCGACACAATACAGATCAACGAG GAAGAAACCGCCACAATACTCACACCGGTTAAGAAAAAGATAAAGAACGTGGGAATCTTCTTGAAG AACGACGAcgaggaagacgaggaggaggacggCGACGATGCCGAGGAGCTGCTGGGGAAAGGAGCTCGTAGCGCCGCCCTGCTGGCCGATAGAACCAGA AACGAGATGACGGCGGAGGAGAAGAGGCGGGCTCACCAGAAGGAGCTGGCCAACCACCTGAACGAGGAGGCCAAGCGCCGCCTGACGGAGCAGAAAGGAGAGCAGCAGATCCAGAA GGCCAGAAAATCCAACGTCTCCTACAAGAACGTGTCCCAGATGCCCAGAGAAAAGGACatcagagacatgaagatcttCATCGACAAGAAGTACGAGACCGTCGTCATGCCGGTCTTCGGCATCGCCACGCCGTTCCACATCGCCACCATCAAG AACATCAGTATGTCTGTAGAAGGAGACTACACCTACCTGAGGATCAACTTCTACGTCCCCGGCAGCTCTCTGGGACGGCAGGAAGGAAACATCTTCCCCAACCCTGACGCCACATTTGTCAAAGAAAT CACGTACCGAGCGTCCAACCTGAAGGCTCCCGGCGACACGTCGGTGCCGTCCACCAACCTGCAGAACGCTTTCCGCATCATCAAAGAGGTCCAGAAGCGCTACAAGACGCGAGAGGccgaggagaaggagaaggagggcaTCGTGAAGCAAGACTCACTGGTCATCAACCTCAACCGCAGCAACCCCAAACTCAAAGACCTCTACATCAGACCCAACATCGCACAGAAGAGGATGCAGGGCTCGCTGGAGGCGCATACTAATG GTTTCCGTTTCACGTCAGTCCGCGGTGATAAAGTGGACATTCTTTACAACAACATCAAACACGCCATCTTCCAGCCGTGTGACGGCGAGATGATCATCGTACTGCACTTCCATCTCAAG AACGCCATCATGTTCGGAAAGAGGCGCCACACGGACGTCCAGTTCTACACGGAGGTCGGCGAGATCACCACCGACCTGGGCAAACACCAGCACATGCACGACCGAGACGACCTGTACGCCGAGCAGATGGAGCGCGAGATGAGGCACAAGCTCAAGTCGGCCTTCAAGAACTTCATCGAGAAGGTGGAGACGCTGACGAAGGAGGAGCTGGAGTTCGAGGTTCCCTTCAGAGACCTGGG gTTCCAGGGCGCCCCCTACAGGAGTACCTGCCTGCTACAACCCACATCCAGCTCCCTGGTCAACGTCACTGAATGG CCTCCGTTTGTGGTGACTCTGGACGAGGTGGAGTTGGTCCACTTTGAGCGTGTGCAGTTCCACCTGAAGAACTTCGATGTGGTCATCGTCTACAAAGACTACAACAAGAAGGTTACGATGATCAACGCCGTGCCCGTCAACTCCCTCGACCCCATCAAGGAGTGGCTGAA CTCATGTGACATCAAGTACACGGAGGGAGTCCAGTCTCTGAACTGGACTAAGATCATGAAGACCATTGTGGACGATCCGGAGGGCTTCTTTGAGCAGGGCGGCTGGTCTTTCCTGGATCCAGAGAGCGA GACTCAGGGAAGCGGCGCAGAGGAAGATTCGGAGTCGGAAATGGAAGATGAGACGTTCAACCCCTCtgcagatgaagaggaggaagaagaggaagacagtGATGAGGATTACAGCTCAGAGACGGAGGATTCTG ATTACAGCGCATCACTGGGCAGTGAGGAGGAGAGCGGCAAAGACTGGGATGAGCTGGAGGAAGAAGCCAGGAAAG CTGACAGAGAGAGCCACTACGAGGACGAGGACACCTCCAACAGGAAGAGGAAGGTCCGGCCATCAGCTCCGCCCAGCAAGAAGAAGCGGCGGTCCTAA